The following proteins come from a genomic window of bacterium:
- a CDS encoding CHC2 zinc finger domain-containing protein, whose amino-acid sequence MDRRQWAENFYSDYFTDLNPGTDGECAVKCPWHDDNRESMSVNLNTGLFYCHACDIGGDEYEYYRRAEGYQKSEFRRMVRTIEEQYGVRPQSEPEKNPEVKTAEFEEEEVDYISERDVQKHHRILLQSNKMLHFLLNKRGLKRETIEKYKIGYDVERITIPIYDSKGGCVNIRRYSPEAKSKVKMISYRRGSGTARLYPIENIAGDTILLVEGEMDCLLANQMGYNAMTTTGGANTWRAQWNSLFQGKTLHICYDIDKAGQSGAEKVARNLHGIAKQIKIIKLPIVDPPDGDLTDYFVALGHTKEDLDLVIKKAHTFVPGNEEPEEDDSKPAKVHLSQASHADYINKKISMDVMVSGKDIGPYGYPKKITISCTPDNGNKCATCLVGMSSGERTIFFRDDDRTLLQLIDCTDSQQKTVVKAKAGIPKACNSFCLEVEEKGNIEEVILQPELDFSAEAREYTTRVSYVIGHGLQVNMSYRMEGVTITDPRHQYVTHLISNAQPSQDNVSSFKMTPEKHERLKIFQPAEGQTVKEKFAEIYNDLTNNVTHIYGRDDVLAAADLVYHSVLSFRFQDQLIPRGWVEGLVIGDTRTGKSETAQAVMNHYKLGEFVTGENTTYAGLIGGMQQTQKRWFVSWGKIPLNDRRLVVIDEASGLSEDAIGNMSGVRSSGVAEIIKIHQEKTHARTRLLWISNTRTGRALKQYGFGVEAVKELIGKNEDIARFEFVVSCASEEVSMDLINRHASEIGQVPHIYTYDVCKQLVLWAWSRTEEQIHFTDKAVNLILKLAKRMARDFVSEIPLVEGANQRIKLARMAVATACRMYSTEDGERVIVKPEHVEFVYDFLMQVYKKPSLGYWDLSQQVREQESAAEKAREKVVKFLRQNKEVARVFLQYGFVVSKDLEDLCDLDSQTVRRYLKFLAKNGMIGKGARGYTKQPAFIEILREGEWKNGKGTDEDDDSDIAGGNNSADPGG is encoded by the coding sequence ATGGACAGAAGGCAGTGGGCTGAGAATTTCTACAGCGACTACTTTACAGACCTTAATCCAGGGACAGATGGAGAGTGTGCGGTTAAATGTCCCTGGCATGACGATAACCGTGAGTCAATGAGCGTCAACTTGAACACAGGGCTGTTCTACTGCCATGCTTGTGATATTGGAGGAGACGAGTATGAATATTACAGGCGTGCAGAGGGCTACCAGAAGAGTGAGTTCAGGCGTATGGTTCGAACAATTGAAGAGCAGTATGGCGTGAGACCACAAAGCGAGCCTGAGAAAAACCCAGAGGTGAAAACAGCAGAATTCGAAGAAGAAGAAGTAGATTATATATCAGAGCGTGATGTGCAGAAGCACCACAGGATTTTATTGCAGTCCAACAAAATGCTACACTTTCTCTTGAACAAGCGTGGGCTCAAGCGTGAGACTATTGAGAAGTATAAAATTGGTTACGACGTGGAACGTATCACCATACCTATCTATGACAGTAAAGGTGGGTGTGTCAATATAAGGAGATATTCACCTGAAGCTAAGAGTAAGGTTAAGATGATTAGCTACAGGCGCGGTTCAGGCACAGCCAGGTTGTACCCTATTGAGAACATTGCTGGAGACACCATATTATTGGTGGAGGGTGAAATGGACTGTCTATTAGCCAACCAGATGGGTTACAATGCCATGACAACCACAGGTGGGGCTAACACATGGCGTGCCCAATGGAATAGCCTTTTCCAGGGCAAGACGTTGCATATATGCTACGATATTGACAAGGCTGGACAGTCTGGTGCAGAGAAGGTGGCAAGAAATCTGCACGGTATAGCCAAGCAGATTAAGATTATCAAGCTACCTATAGTTGACCCACCAGATGGAGACCTAACTGACTACTTTGTGGCATTGGGACATACCAAGGAAGATTTAGACCTGGTTATCAAGAAGGCTCACACGTTTGTACCTGGGAATGAAGAGCCAGAGGAAGACGACAGTAAACCTGCCAAGGTTCATTTATCCCAAGCCAGCCATGCAGACTATATTAACAAGAAAATCAGCATGGACGTTATGGTATCAGGGAAGGACATTGGACCATATGGCTACCCAAAGAAAATCACCATAAGCTGCACACCTGACAATGGCAATAAATGTGCGACATGCTTAGTGGGGATGAGCAGTGGTGAACGGACAATATTTTTCAGAGATGATGACCGTACCTTGCTACAGCTTATTGATTGCACAGACAGCCAACAAAAAACGGTTGTGAAAGCTAAGGCAGGTATCCCTAAGGCGTGCAATTCGTTCTGTTTAGAGGTTGAGGAGAAGGGTAACATTGAAGAGGTTATCCTACAACCAGAACTAGACTTCTCTGCAGAAGCAAGGGAGTATACAACCAGAGTTTCTTACGTCATAGGGCATGGATTGCAGGTTAACATGAGTTACCGAATGGAAGGAGTGACCATTACTGACCCAAGACACCAGTATGTTACCCACCTGATATCAAATGCCCAGCCGAGCCAGGACAACGTATCCAGCTTTAAGATGACACCAGAGAAGCACGAGCGACTGAAGATATTCCAACCTGCAGAGGGGCAGACGGTTAAGGAGAAGTTCGCTGAGATTTACAATGACTTGACCAACAATGTCACTCACATTTACGGCAGGGATGACGTGCTTGCAGCAGCAGACCTGGTTTACCACAGCGTTCTCAGTTTCAGGTTCCAAGACCAGCTAATACCGAGGGGTTGGGTAGAAGGGCTTGTAATTGGGGACACCAGGACTGGTAAATCAGAAACAGCACAGGCAGTAATGAATCACTACAAACTAGGAGAATTCGTCACAGGCGAGAACACCACCTATGCTGGGCTTATCGGTGGTATGCAGCAAACCCAGAAGAGATGGTTCGTATCTTGGGGTAAGATACCACTCAATGACAGAAGGTTAGTGGTTATCGACGAGGCTTCAGGATTGTCCGAGGATGCCATTGGTAATATGTCAGGTGTACGTTCCAGTGGGGTGGCAGAGATTATCAAAATCCACCAGGAGAAAACACATGCCAGGACACGGTTGCTATGGATATCCAACACCAGGACAGGAAGAGCCTTGAAACAGTATGGGTTTGGAGTTGAAGCGGTGAAGGAGCTTATTGGTAAGAATGAGGATATAGCCAGGTTTGAGTTCGTGGTAAGCTGTGCCAGTGAGGAAGTCAGTATGGACTTAATCAACAGGCATGCTAGCGAGATAGGGCAAGTTCCCCACATATATACCTACGACGTATGTAAGCAGTTGGTTCTGTGGGCTTGGAGCAGGACAGAAGAACAGATACACTTTACAGATAAGGCAGTAAATCTTATTCTGAAATTAGCCAAGCGTATGGCAAGGGATTTTGTCAGTGAAATCCCATTGGTGGAAGGAGCCAACCAGCGTATCAAGTTGGCACGTATGGCGGTTGCCACAGCCTGCAGAATGTACAGCACAGAAGACGGTGAGAGGGTTATTGTCAAGCCTGAACATGTGGAGTTTGTATATGACTTCCTGATGCAAGTTTATAAGAAACCTTCCTTGGGCTACTGGGATTTAAGCCAGCAGGTTAGAGAACAGGAAAGTGCTGCTGAGAAAGCACGTGAAAAGGTTGTTAAATTCTTGCGTCAAAACAAAGAGGTTGCCAGGGTATTCCTGCAGTATGGTTTTGTGGTGAGTAAAGACCTGGAAGACCTGTGCGACTTGGATAGTCAGACGGTAAGAAGGTATCTCAAGTTCTTAGCCAAGAACGGTATGATAGGCAAGGGAGCCAGAGGTTACACCAAGCAACCAGCCTTCATTGAGATACTGCGTGAAGGGGAGTGGAAGAATGGCAAAGGCACTGACGAGGATGACGATAGCGACATTGCTGGTGGCAACAATAGTGCTGACCCAGGCGGTTAG
- the thyX gene encoding FAD-dependent thymidylate synthase — protein MPKVTLVSWTNKPLQVIHAMTQNMMGNVITDLDTIDEQEAIETIRELQKTSLGGPIEYVDFTFQVQGVPRALTHQMVRTRVGAVYSQESLRFVAKAGEQFKYNVGPSIDNEEKLGIYNEAMLNIQHAYEKLLDIGVATQDARGVLPINILTNIGVKYNLKTLMGIAEVRLCTQSQPHWVSIIQQMKQEIADKVHPVLAEMLVMYCDRHKRCGYESIYDRKCPKQELFK, from the coding sequence ATGCCGAAAGTTACCTTGGTTAGTTGGACAAACAAGCCTTTACAAGTTATACATGCTATGACCCAGAATATGATGGGTAACGTCATAACCGACCTAGACACCATTGACGAGCAGGAGGCAATTGAAACTATAAGGGAGTTGCAGAAGACCAGTCTTGGTGGACCAATTGAGTATGTTGACTTCACCTTCCAGGTGCAAGGAGTGCCAAGGGCATTAACCCACCAGATGGTTCGAACAAGAGTGGGAGCTGTATACTCCCAAGAAAGCCTACGGTTTGTAGCCAAAGCTGGAGAGCAATTCAAATATAACGTTGGACCAAGCATTGACAACGAAGAGAAATTGGGAATCTACAACGAGGCGATGCTTAATATCCAGCATGCTTATGAGAAGTTGTTAGACATAGGCGTGGCTACCCAGGATGCCAGAGGGGTTCTCCCGATAAACATTTTGACCAATATAGGCGTAAAGTATAACCTGAAGACTTTAATGGGGATAGCTGAGGTTCGTTTGTGCACTCAGAGCCAACCACACTGGGTCAGTATAATCCAGCAGATGAAGCAGGAGATTGCTGATAAGGTTCACCCTGTGCTTGCTGAGATGTTGGTGATGTATTGCGACCGTCATAAGCGGTGTGGTTATGAGAGCATATATGACAGAAAGTGTCCTAAACAGGAGTTATTCAAGTAA
- a CDS encoding NAD(P)/FAD-dependent oxidoreductase, with protein sequence MESTRSWLFTWAETRRCKGLKVAILGAGMTGLLAAKALAEHDIEFTLYDKNPNEGVSSSQGLHYLHDNCNLPLKPQIVHNYIIGCKDGEHPHEQYSRKLGTPLNNSLVELPAFSMVYNFQEAYKILLHLMKGNIQRCNFEADMLKYFLEKFDLVISTLPLPVVYPEATCKFVEVQAVRGRPRGIPKLPGANQVVYNIEENTNWYRYSRVFGVEWTEVKQGGEFILKKVVDSNFEPPDDRVILLGRWGQWNRKFLAHQAYYKILRRIEKYGF encoded by the coding sequence GTGGAGAGTACACGTTCATGGTTGTTTACATGGGCAGAGACAAGGAGGTGTAAGGGCTTGAAAGTAGCAATTTTAGGAGCAGGCATGACAGGGTTGCTTGCAGCGAAGGCATTAGCAGAACATGACATTGAATTCACCCTGTATGACAAAAATCCCAACGAGGGGGTAAGCAGTAGCCAAGGACTACATTACCTACACGACAACTGCAATCTCCCGCTAAAACCACAAATAGTCCACAATTATATCATTGGCTGCAAGGATGGGGAACACCCACACGAACAATACAGCCGAAAGTTGGGGACACCACTAAACAATTCTTTGGTTGAATTGCCAGCGTTCAGTATGGTGTACAACTTCCAGGAGGCATACAAGATATTGCTACACTTGATGAAAGGCAATATCCAAAGGTGCAACTTTGAGGCAGACATGCTGAAATACTTCCTGGAAAAATTTGACCTAGTTATCAGCACATTACCGTTACCAGTGGTATACCCTGAAGCTACTTGTAAATTCGTGGAGGTGCAGGCTGTTCGTGGCAGACCAAGAGGTATACCCAAACTGCCTGGAGCCAACCAGGTGGTGTACAACATTGAGGAGAACACCAACTGGTATAGATACAGCAGGGTGTTTGGGGTAGAGTGGACAGAGGTAAAGCAAGGAGGTGAGTTCATCCTAAAGAAGGTGGTTGACTCAAACTTTGAGCCACCTGATGACAGGGTTATCCTGCTAGGCAGGTGGGGGCAATGGAACAGAAAATTCTTGGCACATCAAGCTTATTACAAAATATTAAGGAGGATTGAGAAGTATGGATTTTAA
- the dnaE gene encoding DNA polymerase III subunit alpha, which translates to MEYVSLHTHTTFSLLDSYGTPEQYVARAKELGHKALAITEHGNTSSHPKLEQACKEHGIKPIYGCEFYMGEHKQKDKNHITVLAKNEAGYANLLKLSSLAYTEDRFYYQPAIRLTDLLENQENLIILSGCQKGLITQKVLQGDMEGAKTVAEKLNKALDHFYIEIQPLTLEESKQANRGLIAVAQELNIPLVATNDVHYLEPGDEQVQWFLSSIRRRKNVYDDWGTMDKRCYLATGEEMLQWGSPVEAVRNTARIADMVEAFELPKAEPVRFGIDNPYKTLVDWCRKGWKKRGIPKPKWDEYRERLFRELDLIKDKDYVDYFLVVADMVQWAKDQGIMVGPARGSVAGSLTAYLLGITEVDPIKWDLLFERFIDVSRYDPPDIDLDFQDDRREEVKEYLRGKYGLDRVANIAGYSMFKPKSLLDDIGRVLKIPKAEIEEAKNELIENGGTKDVDEIIRERWEDHQYLAKVEGMVRQLTVHAAGVIVASDKLEKFTTLGKDGIMLDHRDAEYLGLMKIDVLSLRTLTILDKCLKAIGKDSEWLYNDVPLDDEATYRAFSTKAFQGIFQFEGATTRRVCQQVKPSKFEELIDINALSRPGPLQSGATEAYINGWVDDIDPIVTKYTARSRGQILFQEQIMKILREAGKLDWADVTAVRKLITKKQGAEKLVGIKERFLQAYSHDQELGEEIWHRCGESGAYGFNIAHSTSYTFLGYYCMYLKVHHPLEFYWANLVVEPDNESLLREYIQAGGKVYNVKFGRSKATWTIDKGGLRAGYLTLHGIGLKNAEKLESGEEPEGKIRQVLEDAGAFEPEQGESDYLGLEALKERLDEIPERDTIDKIKPGEYVRIAGKVLKLQVKNLREVIESQGREYDVRDPEHEKYVHLEIGDETGIVNVTINRYKYADITLQEELAEINENSIVVITGEYNKQYQKIYAARVRVM; encoded by the coding sequence ATGGAGTATGTGAGCCTACACACTCACACCACCTTCAGCTTGTTGGACAGCTACGGTACACCAGAACAATATGTGGCACGAGCTAAGGAGTTGGGACACAAGGCGTTAGCCATAACCGAGCATGGCAACACCAGCAGTCACCCAAAGCTAGAGCAAGCCTGCAAGGAACATGGTATAAAGCCTATATACGGTTGTGAATTCTACATGGGAGAACACAAGCAAAAGGATAAAAACCACATAACCGTATTAGCTAAGAATGAGGCTGGGTATGCCAACTTGCTCAAACTTAGCTCATTAGCTTACACTGAAGATAGGTTCTATTACCAACCTGCAATCAGGTTAACTGACCTGTTGGAAAACCAAGAGAATTTAATCATTCTCAGTGGTTGCCAAAAAGGACTTATTACCCAGAAGGTGTTGCAAGGGGATATGGAGGGGGCTAAAACCGTTGCAGAGAAGCTTAACAAGGCTTTAGACCACTTCTATATTGAGATACAGCCATTGACCCTTGAAGAGAGCAAACAAGCTAACAGAGGGCTTATAGCTGTGGCACAAGAGCTTAACATTCCACTGGTAGCAACCAATGACGTACATTACCTGGAGCCAGGGGATGAACAGGTGCAATGGTTCTTGTCTAGCATTCGCAGACGCAAGAATGTCTATGACGACTGGGGAACAATGGACAAGCGGTGTTACCTGGCTACAGGTGAGGAAATGCTGCAGTGGGGTTCACCTGTAGAAGCAGTTCGAAACACAGCCAGAATTGCTGATATGGTGGAAGCCTTTGAACTACCCAAAGCAGAGCCAGTAAGGTTTGGCATAGACAATCCTTACAAGACTTTAGTAGACTGGTGCAGGAAGGGTTGGAAGAAGAGGGGTATCCCCAAACCCAAGTGGGATGAATACCGTGAGCGGTTGTTTAGGGAGCTTGACCTGATTAAAGATAAGGATTATGTTGACTACTTCTTGGTGGTTGCCGACATGGTACAGTGGGCTAAAGACCAGGGTATCATGGTTGGACCAGCAAGGGGTTCTGTGGCAGGTTCATTGACTGCATACCTGTTGGGGATAACCGAGGTTGACCCAATTAAGTGGGATTTACTGTTTGAGCGTTTCATTGACGTGAGCAGGTATGACCCACCTGACATTGATTTAGACTTCCAGGATGATAGGCGTGAGGAGGTTAAAGAATATCTCAGAGGTAAGTATGGGCTAGACAGGGTTGCCAACATTGCAGGCTACAGCATGTTTAAGCCGAAGAGCCTATTGGACGATATAGGCAGAGTGCTCAAGATACCCAAAGCTGAGATAGAAGAAGCAAAGAACGAGCTTATTGAGAATGGTGGCACCAAAGACGTTGATGAAATTATCAGGGAGCGTTGGGAAGACCACCAGTACCTGGCTAAGGTGGAAGGAATGGTAAGGCAGTTAACCGTGCATGCTGCAGGGGTGATTGTGGCTAGCGACAAGCTTGAAAAGTTCACTACTTTAGGTAAAGATGGTATCATGCTTGACCACAGGGATGCAGAATATCTGGGGTTAATGAAGATTGATGTGTTGAGCCTTCGCACACTGACCATATTAGACAAGTGCCTGAAGGCAATAGGCAAAGATAGCGAGTGGTTGTATAATGACGTACCACTCGATGATGAGGCTACCTACAGAGCCTTCTCTACCAAAGCCTTCCAGGGCATATTCCAGTTTGAGGGGGCAACTACCAGAAGGGTGTGCCAACAAGTAAAACCAAGCAAATTTGAGGAATTGATTGATATTAATGCTTTATCAAGACCTGGACCACTTCAGAGTGGTGCTACTGAGGCTTATATTAACGGTTGGGTGGATGACATTGACCCAATTGTAACCAAGTACACTGCCAGGAGTAGAGGACAGATATTGTTCCAGGAGCAGATTATGAAAATTCTCAGAGAAGCTGGTAAGCTGGATTGGGCAGACGTTACAGCAGTGCGTAAGTTAATCACCAAGAAACAAGGTGCTGAAAAACTGGTGGGTATCAAAGAAAGGTTCTTGCAAGCATACAGTCATGACCAGGAGCTTGGAGAAGAGATTTGGCACAGATGTGGTGAGAGCGGTGCTTATGGATTCAATATTGCACACAGCACCAGCTACACGTTCCTGGGGTATTACTGTATGTACCTTAAGGTACACCACCCACTAGAGTTCTACTGGGCAAACCTGGTGGTAGAGCCAGACAATGAGAGTTTGCTTAGGGAATACATCCAGGCAGGGGGCAAGGTGTATAACGTCAAGTTTGGCAGGAGCAAAGCCACCTGGACTATAGACAAAGGTGGGTTACGAGCAGGATACCTGACCTTGCATGGCATTGGACTAAAGAATGCTGAGAAATTAGAAAGTGGGGAAGAGCCTGAAGGTAAGATACGTCAAGTATTAGAGGATGCTGGGGCGTTTGAGCCAGAGCAGGGAGAGAGTGATTACCTGGGATTGGAGGCACTGAAGGAACGTTTGGATGAGATACCAGAGCGTGATACCATTGATAAAATCAAGCCTGGTGAATATGTGAGAATTGCTGGTAAGGTTCTCAAGCTGCAGGTGAAAAACCTACGTGAAGTCATAGAGAGCCAAGGCAGGGAATATGACGTTCGTGACCCAGAACATGAGAAATACGTTCATTTAGAGATTGGAGATGAAACAGGCATAGTGAACGTAACAATCAACAGGTATAAATATGCTGACATCACCCTGCAGGAGGAGCTTGCTGAAATCAATGAGAATAGTATAGTAGTGATAACTGGAGAGTACAACAAGCAGTATCAGAAAATCTATGCAGCAAGGGTGAGGGTGATGTGA
- a CDS encoding SDR family oxidoreductase, with protein sequence MNTLIIGAGRKGNIGYAIAKKFEQEGHRVMVADITYDHDEFEQYTCDVTNPNTIHLMMRAISNTVEHLDAIINSAGVNILNKLERYTLEDFNTTIAVNLTSNFLLLQAYVWEFDNNGKRKAFVAITSDTGMIPKTSTFAYGASKAGANHFIRCTARELNKYHNDDWLVTALAIGRVYTPMDRKTITDLMEQRGITEEQAENMLSANIPIGRGMTPEECAEWAYFVTTKGDYATGNVLRIDAGQVQG encoded by the coding sequence TTGAACACACTAATCATTGGAGCAGGTAGGAAGGGCAACATTGGCTATGCTATAGCCAAGAAATTTGAGCAGGAGGGGCATAGGGTTATGGTTGCTGACATAACCTATGACCATGATGAGTTTGAGCAATACACCTGTGATGTAACAAACCCGAACACCATACACCTGATGATGAGAGCCATCAGCAACACGGTTGAACACTTGGATGCTATCATCAACAGTGCTGGGGTTAATATCCTGAACAAGCTGGAACGGTACACCTTGGAGGATTTCAACACCACCATAGCAGTTAACCTGACAAGCAATTTTTTGCTGCTGCAGGCATATGTCTGGGAGTTTGACAACAATGGCAAGCGTAAGGCGTTCGTGGCTATCACCAGCGATACAGGCATGATACCCAAGACCAGCACTTTTGCTTATGGTGCAAGCAAGGCTGGAGCCAACCATTTCATCAGGTGCACAGCCAGAGAGCTGAACAAATACCACAATGACGACTGGTTGGTAACTGCACTGGCTATTGGCAGGGTTTATACACCCATGGATAGAAAAACTATCACAGATTTAATGGAGCAAAGAGGTATCACGGAGGAGCAAGCCGAAAATATGCTATCTGCCAATATCCCCATAGGCAGGGGCATGACACCAGAGGAATGTGCAGAGTGGGCATACTTTGTGACAACCAAAGGAGATTATGCTACAGGCAATGTTCTGAGAATTGATGCGGGTCAGGTTCAGGGGTAG
- a CDS encoding 3D domain-containing protein encodes MDIIKRRVQELEKFEIFEFEATGYSPFDDRTGLNHDGNPNVTATGTRPRPGVIAVNPQVIPYGTRIFIQGYGWGIAEDTGGAMRSRTDLIDLYFHTHEEARAWGRRTVLVLAEKGVVNRE; translated from the coding sequence TTGGATATAATAAAACGAAGGGTGCAAGAGCTTGAAAAGTTCGAAATCTTTGAGTTCGAAGCGACTGGCTATTCACCCTTCGACGACAGGACAGGGCTAAACCACGACGGTAATCCCAATGTAACTGCCACAGGCACAAGACCAAGACCTGGGGTGATTGCCGTCAATCCCCAGGTTATCCCTTATGGTACCAGGATTTTCATCCAAGGTTATGGGTGGGGAATTGCTGAAGATACAGGTGGAGCTATGCGGAGCAGAACAGACCTGATAGACCTGTATTTCCACACCCATGAGGAAGCACGAGCCTGGGGTAGGAGAACTGTTTTAGTTCTTGCTGAAAAAGGAGTGGTAAACCGTGAGTAA
- a CDS encoding nucleotide modification associated domain-containing protein, producing MRNECPDCGNEVYDFTRPGDTKEDLHCFGCGWESITKTERQKYDALFKGVLDQVYQLARGGGGKTDDYGETWTRTGLVGIYIKLMIKEGRLRELVWKGKQPKVKGESVRDTLMDIAAYAVYGVICHDEGNYDGEQSRREHLQSMLSKIKEELSNGED from the coding sequence ATGAGGAATGAATGTCCTGATTGTGGCAACGAGGTTTATGACTTTACCAGACCTGGAGATACAAAAGAAGACCTTCACTGCTTCGGTTGTGGTTGGGAGAGTATTACCAAGACCGAGCGTCAAAAATATGATGCTCTGTTCAAAGGAGTGCTTGACCAGGTTTACCAGTTAGCCAGAGGAGGGGGTGGTAAAACTGACGATTATGGCGAAACCTGGACAAGAACTGGGCTTGTCGGTATTTACATCAAGCTGATGATTAAAGAGGGCAGGCTCAGAGAGCTTGTTTGGAAGGGTAAACAGCCGAAGGTGAAAGGTGAGTCAGTCAGGGATACCCTGATGGACATTGCAGCGTATGCTGTGTATGGAGTTATCTGCCACGACGAAGGAAACTACGACGGTGAGCAGAGCAGGAGAGAACATCTGCAAAGCATGCTATCAAAAATTAAGGAGGAATTGAGCAATGGCGAGGACTAA
- a CDS encoding SDR family oxidoreductase codes for MGKLAFVTKVRPGSISDAIKNKLLELGYEVIVPEENWDIREGYPFPLDCKVLVNTAGVTDTAEADEWDWDKTDRIISTNLTGAIKLTSDFIRDTSRTEGTKTIIHLGSLWSRKHATNGAAYCASKAGLAHFVACIGYDAKLKFGDEFVVVGLHPGNVDGTPLTRRVKAQLRNERGFTLEQVEDLYRGTITPTEIADVVAKVLGCKWLNGENIYLANGDKR; via the coding sequence ATGGGTAAATTAGCGTTCGTAACCAAAGTAAGACCTGGAAGCATATCTGATGCTATCAAGAACAAACTGTTAGAGCTTGGTTATGAAGTTATTGTTCCAGAGGAGAATTGGGATATTCGTGAGGGGTATCCCTTCCCACTGGACTGCAAGGTATTAGTGAACACAGCAGGGGTTACTGACACAGCCGAGGCAGATGAGTGGGATTGGGACAAAACTGACCGTATCATATCTACCAACCTGACGGGTGCAATCAAGTTGACTTCAGACTTCATCAGAGACACCAGCAGGACAGAAGGAACTAAGACTATTATTCACCTGGGCAGTCTTTGGAGCAGGAAGCATGCCACCAACGGTGCTGCTTACTGTGCAAGCAAGGCAGGTTTGGCACACTTTGTAGCTTGTATAGGTTATGATGCCAAGTTGAAGTTTGGTGATGAATTTGTGGTGGTGGGATTGCACCCAGGAAATGTAGACGGTACACCACTCACAAGGCGTGTTAAGGCACAGCTACGTAACGAAAGGGGTTTTACCCTTGAGCAGGTGGAAGACCTGTACAGAGGTACAATAACACCCACAGAAATTGCAGATGTGGTGGCGAAGGTGCTGGGTTGCAAGTGGTTGAACGGTGAAAATATTTATTTGGCGAATGGTGACAAGAGGTAG
- a CDS encoding dUTP diphosphatase, translating to MDFKSIWENQLGFNSKLVDFNKVQEDKEEFQKWNNFYTLALHREVSEVLDTVNWKIHRKEDKPKIKSNTLEELVDCLKYWMCLCQLHGFSLEDIEKEYYRKSDVVVQRHKQELVEQINTEGCKVVGVDIDGVLADYPRSFVDFINKELGTNYTMDKVTSYDIYDCLGIPTEIGMRIKDRYRQTGQKRFIPVIPGAVEFLQELRNLGYKIMLLTARPYPQYKRIFADTMEWLQKNGLVFDSIIFDKKKEERLVKEFGANKIEFFVDDVASNANTIARLGVPCYLVTRPYNVGVSLREGIIRVNNLEEVIADVRHNCR from the coding sequence ATGGATTTTAAGAGCATATGGGAAAACCAACTAGGCTTTAACAGTAAATTGGTGGATTTTAACAAGGTTCAAGAAGATAAGGAAGAATTTCAGAAGTGGAATAACTTCTATACCTTAGCTTTGCATAGGGAAGTCAGCGAGGTGTTGGATACCGTAAACTGGAAAATCCACCGTAAGGAGGATAAACCTAAGATTAAGTCCAACACTCTTGAGGAATTAGTTGATTGCTTAAAATATTGGATGTGTTTGTGCCAGCTACATGGCTTCAGCCTGGAAGATATTGAGAAAGAGTATTATCGTAAATCAGATGTGGTGGTGCAGAGACACAAACAAGAGCTTGTGGAACAGATTAACACAGAAGGTTGTAAGGTTGTAGGCGTGGATATTGACGGTGTGTTAGCAGATTATCCCAGGAGCTTTGTTGATTTCATTAACAAAGAGCTTGGCACCAATTACACCATGGATAAAGTAACAAGTTACGACATTTATGACTGCCTTGGTATCCCGACAGAGATTGGCATGCGTATCAAAGACCGTTACCGTCAAACAGGACAGAAGAGGTTTATACCTGTCATTCCAGGTGCAGTTGAGTTCCTACAGGAGTTACGCAACCTTGGTTATAAGATAATGTTGTTGACAGCAAGACCTTACCCACAGTATAAGCGTATTTTTGCTGATACTATGGAGTGGTTACAGAAAAATGGGTTGGTTTTTGATTCAATCATTTTCGATAAGAAGAAGGAGGAGCGGTTAGTTAAAGAATTCGGTGCTAACAAGATTGAATTCTTTGTTGATGACGTTGCAAGCAATGCCAACACCATAGCCAGACTTGGTGTACCTTGCTACCTTGTAACCAGACCTTACAATGTGGGGGTTAGCCTTAGAGAGGGGATAATCAGAGTAAATAATTTGGAGGAGGTTATTGCTGATGTACGACATAACTGCAGGTAG